The following coding sequences lie in one Meles meles chromosome X, mMelMel3.1 paternal haplotype, whole genome shotgun sequence genomic window:
- the LOC123934598 gene encoding protein FAM47E-like, with protein MADKKWLLGPGPLEPMPLGMQCKPWYKDKLPSKCFAKHKNKLLKFPTSLNSRRWVFVKEGLDDFRRGCPPCEDLITRSPQGFLPMIVHRVPKPAPTKKKLTKETDLLSTLSPAQLTRKAFVEDIEAHLTKHPLALYPNLEKDLPSDLLLKVLEVLDPDKRLNDTWAYCQNTEKRRKFPTKLSKKRPAKLNLELPKKTPGSHPDKLPHEERKSSINEDLLKTPPLHRKIPKGVRKFCKWVATFGDLGIDEEFITKQFNIGYECKPTYDRSHTKKVNHVPLDLKYRKGRDKMDDIKFSIYWENWERKLQKPKNPYKPNWVKVRYGAWYLKPRLWKKLINDAPLIDPKVLHEAPDGRYGKNFPEQDILEELYGTIAFKDFILSKGYRMPGFLENLFIRKGWKYDSVRTPIHQVIKINTNVEEDAHEDV; from the coding sequence ATGGCGGACAAGAAGTGGCTGTTAGGGCCTGGGCCACTGGAACCAATGCCCCTGGGCATGCAATGCAAGCCCTGGTACAAAGACAAGTTACCCTCCAAGTGTTTCGCAAAGCACAAGAACAAGCTTCTGAAGTTCCCCACCTCCCTGAACAGCCGGCGGTGGGTATTTGTGAAAGAGGGGCTGGATGACTTCAGGAGGGGATGTCCACCGTGTGAAGACCTGATCACTCGCAGCCCTCaaggctttcttcccatgattgtTCACAGAGTTCCCAAACCTGCCCCCACAAAGAAAAAGCTGACCAAGGAAACAGACCTGTTGTCCACACTGTCGCCAGCCCAGCTAACACGGAAGGCATTTGTAGAGGACATCGAAGCCCATCTGACAAAGCATCCCTTGGCCCTCTACCCAAATCTGGAGAAAGATCTACCTTCAGACCTCTTATTAAAGGTGCTGGAAGTGCTCGATCCTGACAAGAGGCTGAACGACACATGGGCCTATTGTCAGAACacggagaaaagaaggaagttccCCACAAAGCTTAGTAAGAAACGTCCTGCCAAACTCAATCTGGAACTTCCCAAGAAGACTCCTGGGTCACATCCAGACAAGTTGCCTCATGAAGAAAGGAAGTCAAGCATAAATGAAGATTTGCTCAAAACTCCTCCCCTTCATAGAAAAATACCAAAAGGAGTCCGTAAATTCTGCAAATGGGTTGCTACTTTTGGAGACTTGGGCATTGATGAAGAGTTCATCACGAAACAGTTTAACATTGGCTATGAATGCAAACCAACCTATGACAGGAGCCACACGAAGAAAGTAAACCATGTTCCTTTGGACCTAAAGTACAGAAAGGGGCGAGATAAAATGGATGATATAAAATTCTCCATATACTGGGAAAACTGGGAGAGGAAACTCCAAAAACCAAAGAATCCTTATAAACCTAACTGGGTGAAGGTGAGGTACGGAGCATGGTACCTGAAGCCCAGGTTGTGGAAAAAGCTAATAAATGATGCACCTTTGATTGATCCCAAGGTTTTACATGAAGCTCCAGATGGAAGATACGGAAAGAATTTTCCTGAACAGGATATTCTTGAAGAACTTTATGGAACaattgcttttaaagatttcattctaAGCAAGGGCTATAGGATGCCAGGCTTCCTTGAGAACTTGTTTATCAGGAAGGGATGGAAATATGATTCTGTTAGGACTCCTATACatcaagtaataaaaataaacacaaatgtagAAGAAGATGCACATGAAGATGTTTAA